CCAAAAAGACCGTTTCTGGTCAGATCCGCCTGCGCTCGGTGGAATCGGCCAGCCAGGTCAACATCAATTCGTTTGTCAAAGACCATGTAATGCCACATAGCACCATCAGGACTGATGGCTGGAAGGGCTACAACGGATTATCTAAAATTGGGTATGTCCACAAGCTCATGCGTCTTGACAGCCCGGAGGATGCCAGTAAAAAGCTACCAAGGGTTCATCGAGTATTCGCAAATTTGCAATCCTGGCTGATAGGAACCCATAAATTCGTGTCAAAAAAGCACGTTCAGAACTACTTGAACGAATATACCACCAGATTTAACGCCCGCCAGCACCCAATAGAGGTCTTTAACGATATTTTACGGCTTACCCTGCTGGCAGAACCAAGGACTTTACGGGGATTTACAGAGCCAGAACGGCCATTTTACCCCAATCCTGCGTAATCTGGTGAGTAAAGGGAATAAGCATTAAAGGAATTATGCGAAGGATCCCAGCCATTGGAAAAAACGATATCCAAACGACCATCTTTATTTAGATCTGCCACGGCAACGTCGTATGACTGACTTGTAGGCAATGCCGTCCTATTATAGTTGGTAAAATGCCCCTTATTGTCTCCCCAGTAAATATAAGATTCCGAACCCCACCAATTGGATATTATGATGTCCAAACCACCGTCATGATTCAAGTCACATACATAATTACCATGAGCGCCAGATGAGCCCAGCAAGGTCGTATCACCATTGTTAAAGCCGTCTTTGCTGCCCCAGTATATTATTGAATAGCTACCATAAAAACAGCTGAATAAAATATCCAAACAACCATCCCTATTCAAATCAGCTATAGAGTTACCCGTAGCACCGCTTGTAGGCAAAAGCGTTCGGTTAGTGCTGTCAAACCCAGTTTCCGTGCCCCAATAGATATATGAATTACTGCCCTGCATATTGCTGATCACCAGATCCGATTTGCCATCTTTGTTTAAGTCATACGTTGATCCCGGATTGGATTTCAAGCACCCGCTGTCGCTACCTTCCGTGGATGTAAAAACATTGGCATTAAAATCCCCGTCAGCGAAATCTGCCTGGCTGGCCTCCCGCCAGGTTTCGGCCCAGGCATTCTGCCCGACCACAAAAAGACAGGCCATGATGATGATCCCCGCTATCTTTTTCATTATTTTACTCCTAAACATTATTTTCCAAAGCATGACTATTTATACTAGAAATATACCTCTAATGATACCCGGTGTCAAGCAAAAAATAAATATTTTTATTCGAAGACTTTTTTATAGACCGCCAACGTATTTTCCGCCGTATTCTCCCAGGTAAATATCTTAGCCCGAAGCAGTCCCTTTTGAGTCAATTCGTCAGATAATCTGATGTTCTCCAGTATTTCCAATATCTTGTTCTTCAGCGATTCTTGATTGGTGGGATCAATCATTATCCCGGCATCGCCAGCCACTTCGGGCAGAGAGGTGGTGTTGGAGGTTATCACCGGGCAGCCCGAGGCCATGGCCTCCAGTACCGGCAGGCCGAATCCCTCGTATAGCGAAGGAAAGGCCAGGATATCTGAGGCGGCATAATAAAGCGGCAGGTCATCACCTGGGATATTATCCCTGACCAGGACCCTGCCGGACAGATCATTCGATGATATGTATGCCTGCTCCGCATTCGATATCCGTCCCACCTTAAGCAACAGGACATCCTGCCGGGACTTGGTTATCTGATTAAAGGCCATTAAAACTGTAATAAAATTTTTCCTGGGGGCCGGGGTGCCGACATGCAGGATAATTTTATCGCTTATCGAAAGGCCCAATTTCTGCCGGCATTCTGTCTTGTCCCGGAGATGGTATTCCGGCGAGACCCCCAGCATGATGGGGGTGATCTTATCCGGGCTTATCCGGTAGAACCTGACCAGGTCATCCTTGGTGGCCTGGGAGATGGAGATGATATGATCGGCCTTTTTAATTCCCGAATATAATATCCGGCGCCAGTATTTTTCCAGGAGCGAGCCCGGCATTATCAGCGGGATCAGGTCCAGGCAGGTTATTATCCGCCTTTTGCCGGGCTTAAGAAAGGACAGGTTCTGGCTTAGAATGTGGATATTTTCGCAGTGTTCATAGGCCCTGCTGCAATTTTTCCAGAAAAGAGGCTTGGCGATTGATTTAGCTACCGAGAGTCTGCTGTCCATGCCGTTTTTGCCGTAAAAGTCACAGGAGCCAGCCTGGTAATTATAATAGACGAATCTTATACCTGCCTGGTCTTTTAATGCCCGGTACAGATTCCAGGCATATACCCCGGCCCCGCTGTGTTCCGGCTGATCGTTGATGATGTCTACTTTCATGTGATCTGATTTTCCAGTAATAAGTTCAAACAAAAAACGGGCGGTCAAAGCCGCCCCATGGTCAAGACATTCTAGATTTCAAGCGATAGATCCAGCCTCATGGGGTGGCCCAATCCGGGGAAAGGCGTGTAGGCGTAGTCTATGGAATATTTTTTGTATTTGATGCCGAAGCCGGCACCCAGGCCGGCAAAGTCGTCTAGGTCAGAACCGTTCTGGATATCCCCCAGATTGCCGTTGTATCCCAGCCGAAGTGACAGATGTTTTATAAAATTCAATTCCGTGCCGAAATTCATTTTGAAGGAATTGTCGATAGCCTTGTTGCCGGCCAGCAAAATGACCAGCTGGTCGGAGAATGGACGGTATTCCATTCCGGCCCGGACCGTCAAAGGCATCTTCTCCTTGGTGGCGACGAAAGCCTTGGCCACCATCCCGATGTTATTAACCGACAACCCAAGTTTCAGACTGGTCCCGTAGTTCCTTTTTCCCTTGGCCATAAAAATCTTTTGGGCCACCATGGCCGGGTCCAGCTGGTAGATACAGCCCAGGTCAACCGCCCCGCCAGCCGCCGAATACTCAAGGGTCTTATCGTAGATGCCCTTGAGGCTTGCTCCGGCGTAAAGGTCTTTAAGAAGTTCCCGTCCATAACTGGCCTGGAGGACAAAAGACGAGTAGTTGAAATCCCCCAGTCCCGCTCCGGTGGGATCCAGCAGGGTGGTCTGTTTTATATCGCCGCTGTTCAGGTAGGACAATGACAGGCCGGCGGCGGATTTTTCCTTTAAGGGATGGACATAGGTTATATTGCCGATCTGGATGCCGGCGATATAATTGACATACCCGGCCGAGATCTTTTTGATATTGCAGTAAGGCAGTGCCCCCGGATTGTAAAGAATACATGAGGCATCGCCCCCCATGGCCACGGTGGCCTCGCCCAGCGAGGCCGGCAGGGCCTTGACCGGCACCCGCAGGAAGGAAAACCCGCTGTCCTCGGCCCGGGCCGGAATGGCGACAGCGGCCAGGGCGATTATCAGTATGCTGAGCCTTTTGATCATTCCTTGATGTCCCCCTGGTTATTGGGCGACAGAAAGAACACTTTCTGCCAGTGGTCGTCCGAATCGATGATCTGGCTGTTGTCGAAATTGAACGATGGGCGGGCCAACACCGAAGCGAACTCCTGACGGTGCATCCACAGCCAGTCCTGGACCTCCTCGTGCTCCAGGTTGTTCAAAAAATGAACGAACTCCTCCAGGGTGAACCCGCTCTGAGAACGGCTCTCGAACCAGGCCTCGATCTCGGTGCTGTCCAGGCTGGACAGCAGTTCGAACAGATCGCCCCAGTCATTCTCCAAACCAATGGCGTTTTTATTATAGCTTTTGAAATAGGTCATTATATCCTCACTGGTGTGAACACTTCCGGTCTAATGTTACCCGAAAAGGAGCCGATTGTCAACACAACCGGCGCCAGGCAAAACAGGATCTGCAATTTAGACACTGGACTAAAGACTAAAAATCCGAAATCCGAAACAAATCCGAAATTCCAAATCCAAATGACCCAAGCAACGATCCACTTCGTGAGTGCCGCGGTTTTGAACATTTGTATTTTGTCATTTGATATTGTTTCGTGTTTCGGGTTTCGTGCTTCGAATTTAAGAAAGGTCTACTGTCTGAATCACAGAAAACGGGATGCTCTATTTTCGGGATACGGTATTAAGCCCCTTCTTGCTGTTGTGGCGGGGATGTTTGGCCACAGCGTCTATGGCGTTGACCAGCGCGGCAATAACCTGCACCTTCAGCTGGGAGGTGGACATATTGACCATGGTATGAATATGCCCCCCTTCACTGGCCACATAATAAGAAGGAAGCTTATTTAGCGCGAAAGCCATAATATCAAGCTGACAGGTGCGGCAGTGACAAAGGTCGCCCCGGGCCAGCAATACATTTTTCAGTTCCTCTTTTACCAGCTTTTCGGTATAGTTGGTGAGCTTTGCCATCTGTTTCTCCTTTTGTTTTTATTTGGCCCGGCCCAGCAGGGCGGCCCCTATCTGGCTGGCATGAAAATTTATCCGTTCAAAATCGCTCAGCAGGTCCAAATGCATGGTGCTGGTCTCCCGGGATTCCTTGAATCCCGCCTGCAGCCTTCCCAGGTGCTTTTTATACAGCTCCTTTTCCAGGGCCAGCACCTGATCCTTGCGGTTGTGAGCATTTCTGGCCAGTTCCAAATCGCCGGAGGCCAGGGCTCCTATGGCCATATCCAGGGTGGCCAGGGTTTCCCGGTAGAGCGATTTGATTTCATCCATCCCTTCCTCGGAAAAGGCCAGATGCTGTTCGATCTTCTTTGCGGCATGTCCCATGATGTTCTTGCTGATCACATCACCGATATTCTCGATATCATTGACGATATACAGCAACTCCACCCCGCGGCTGGACTGGTCTCCGGAGAGGTCCTCCTGGGTTATCTTGACCACGAAGGGGGTTATGGCCTCCTCCAGCAGGTCCACCTTATCGTCATCGGCCACCAGTTGGTTTCTCAGATTGATATCGTTCTTTTCCAGAACATCACAGGAGCGGACCAGCATATCCCTGACCAGGTCGGCCATTCTCAGTAACTCCTGGGATACTTGGCCGATAGCCAACGACGGCGTTTCTAAAGCCCGCTCATCAAGGTATTTTGGCCCGAATATTTTTTGCCGGGGGGAGACCACCGGAACCATCCTGTTGAGAAATTTCCCGAACGGCTTAAGCCAGGGCAGGAAGAGCAGCGAGGCCAGCACGTTGAAAATGGTGTGGGCATTGGCTATCTGCCTGGCGGTATCTCCCCCGAACCTCTGAACCAATGTTATAAAAGGAACGATAAAGATCAGGGCCGCGATTCCGGCCAGGACCTTGAAGATGGTGTGCCCCCAGGCCACCTTTATCGATTCCTGATTGCCGCCCCAGGCCGCCATCAGGGCCGCTCCGCAGGTGCCGATGTTGGCCCCGATGATTATGGGCATGGCGGCCGGCAGGGCTATAATATCCTGAAAGGCCAAAGTCAGCATTATCCCGATGGTGACGGCCGAGGACCTCACCAGCAGGGTGAACATCACTCCGATCAGCACCCCCAGCAGCGGGAGGGAACCCATCCCGGCGAACAGGCTCAGGAACCAGGGCATGGATTTCAAGGGAAGCAACGAATCGGCGGTCAGCTTCATGCCGTAGAAAATAAGGCCGAAGCCGAATACTATCTGGGGATAATATCTCCAGGGCCGCTTTCCGGCTATCATCATGGCCAGGAATCCGCCCACCACCAAGGCCAGGCAGTAATCGGACAGTTTGAAGGCGATCAGTTGGACGGTGATGGTGGTCCCGATATCGGCCCCCAGGATCACCCCCAGCGCCTGTCTCAAAGATATCAGCCCGGCGTTGGTCAGGGACACCAGCATTACGGTGGTGGCGGTGGACGACTGGACGATGCCCGTCACCAGAATCCCCACCCCCAGGCCCTTCAAGCGGTTGTCGGTCAGGTTCCACAGCATCTGTTTCAGTTTGGTGCCGGCGGCCTTCTGCAGGCCCCGGGAGCAGAATCTGATGCCGAACAGAAAGAGCGCCAGGCCGCCGATGGCCCCCAGCAATGATATCAGCCACCAGTGATTCTGGTAGGAGTTGAAAGAAAAGGTGACCGCCTTTTTGGAATCGGTGGCCAGGTGCGCCTGAATATAGATCGTCTCCAGTTGCTTATGAGGAATGATCCGGCAGATGGCATTGCCCTTGACGTCGGAGACCGCCGTATCGGGTTCCACCTCGGCGGTGCCCTCTCCCACCGGCACGAAGGCCACCCTGGCCCCGGCCACCGGCCGGCCCCGGGCATCGGTGATCTGCACCACCAGGGGATGGCCGGCCGGCTTCCCGATGGTCACCGCCTGGCGGTCGCCGGAGACATCGTTGCCCAGAGCATCCACCGCCTTGCTGATGCGGTGATCGGCCCCCCACAGCGGCATTGAAAAAAGCGATGCCGCCAGGCCTAACAGCAATATTTTTGGGATCCGGCTCACTCGGCCAGGTTGACCTCTATCACAAAGATCCCTTTATATCCCAGGGCCTTGGCCCGGCTCTTGAGATTATCTGCATCCCGCCGGGTAAGGTTATTCCCCACCTGCACCTTATAATAGGGCTCGGCCTCGGAGACATAGATCTGCTGGTCGCCAAACTTCCACCTGGCCTCCTCGGCCACCTTGCGGGCGTTCTCCAGGGTGGCCGAAGCGAATATCTGGACCCTCCACCCCCAGACGCTCTGGACCGCCCCCTTGCTGCCAACATACTGGCTCCCCGTGGTCTCCGGGGCCGGAGCGGCCGGGGTGACTTCGGTGAACGGCTGCTTGACCGGCTCCTGGACAACCGGTTCCTTGACCGGCTCCTGCACCGCTGGTTTTTTGGCGGAGCATCCCGCCAGCGCCGCCAGGATCAGGATAATTGATAAATGTTTGATCTTCATTAAGGTCTCCTTCGCCCATGAAAATTGTTTATAGATATTCTTTCAGGTCTTGGTTGGCCCTTACCTGTTCCAGTAATTTTTTCACTTCCTGCGCCTTTGACCGGGGGCAGACCATCACGGCATTGCCAGATTTGACGATGATCAGGTCGCTGACCCCCACCGCCGCCACCAGGCCCTCATCGCACAGGGCGATATTGTCCTGGCAATCCAGCATTTCCACCTGGCCCAGCTTGATATTGCCCCGCTGGTCCTTAGGATGGAACCTCTCCAGGGCCTCCCACGATCCCAGGTCGTCCCAGCCGAACTCACCCTTGATCACCGCCACCTTGTCGGCCTTTTCCATAATCCCGTAGTCGATGGATATCTTCTCCACCGCCTGGTAGAATTCGGCGAACTTCTCCCTGCCGGCCGCCAGGCCGCCCTGGGCCTGCCACTCCATCAATGGTTCGTACAGTTTGGGCATGTGCTGCTTGAAGCTCTGCAGGATGGCGGCTGCCTTCCAGATGAAGATCCCGCCGTTCCAGTAAAAATACCCGCTGCGGTAGAATCTCCGGGCGGTCTCCATATCCGGTTTCTCCCGGAAGCTTTTTACCATGAAGCAGGGAATGCGGCAATCCGGCAGGACCTCCCCCCGTTCGATATATCCGTAGCCGGTCTCGGGCCGGTCGGGCTTGAGTCCGATGGTTACCAGGTAGTCCTTTTCAGCCAGCTCCATGCCCTGCAACAGCACCTGGCGGAACATCTCTATGTCCCCTATGTGGTGGTCCGATGGCAGTACCATCATCACCCCGGAGGGGTCCTCTTTGAATATCTCGGCCGCCGCCACAGCGATGGCCGGGGCGGTATTGCGCCCCATCGGTTCGCCGATCAGCCTGACGTCCTTTATCCCGCTCTGTTTGATGGGCTCGATCAGATCGGCGCTGGTCACCACCCACTGCCGCTCCCGGCTGGTCAAAGATTCCACCCGATCCAGGGTCTCCTGCAGCATGCTGTTCTGGCCGGCCAGAGCCAGCAGTTGTTTGGGTTTGTTCTCCCGGCTTTTTGGCCAGAAACGCTCGCCCTTTCCCCCGGCCAGGACCACGGCATAGATGTTGCTCATTTTCCCTTTCTGCTGATATGTTTGCTCTTTATCATGGCCGCCAGCAAGGGCAGCATTATCTCATGGTGGCCGGTGATGGAATATCCCTTGCCGCCACAGGAAATCGGACGGCGGACCACGTTGAGGTTGGGGCGGTAATGCTGGATCATATCGAAGTTGGCGGTGGTGAAGTTTTTCACCGGGTGGCCTAGGTTGCGGGCCACGGTCAGGGCCTTTAAAAAGACCTCCGGCAGTATCACCGAGGACCCCAGGTTGATGACCACCCCGCCCGACAATCTGGCTGTCTCTGCAGCCAGTATCCTGAAATCCCGGTGGCTGGCGCTGCCTATTGAGGCCCCGTCGGCCGAGGGATGCTGGTGGATGATGTCGGTGCCTACTGCCACATGGACCGTGAAAGGGATTTTCAGGCGATAGCACTCGGCCAGCAGGCTGTGGTTGATATAAGGAAATTTCTCCTCGTTCAGCATCAGCCCCAGGGATTCGCCGAAGCCCAGCTCCTGGGCGTCGCCCTGGATGACCGCCCCGTTGATCAGGTCGGCCGTCTCCCGGGCCATGCCGAAGGACCCGTCCTCCAGCCCGGCCGAAACATCCTCCGAGGTTCGCCCCCAGCAGGCCATCTCGAAATCGTGGATGGCCCCGGCCCCGTTGGTGGCCAGGCCGGTGATGAAGCCCATTTTCATCAGGTCGATGATCACCGGGTTCAGGCCGCATTTTATGGGGTGGGCCCCCATCATCAGGATCACCGGGCGCTTTTTGCGGCGGGCACCGATCACCGCCGCCGCCACCTCCCGCAGGTCGCGGGCCTTGAGGATATCGGGCAGGCCATTGATGAAATCCTCCAGCGGCTTTCCCGGATCGGGTATCGAAGCCAAATTGTCTCGTCCCACCCGGCTCTTTCGTTTGGCTATTGAGTGACGCTTGACCTTCGTCAGATCGGCCTCGGGATATCTTCCCATTATCGTTCCTAAAATAATGATTACTTTTCAGTGATGCCGGGGTTGTATTCCTTGAGCACCGCGTTGATGGAGCCGATGAGGATCTTGCTCTTCATCAGCACCGGGATCTTCCTTTCGTCGTCGGTCAGCCACACCCACAGCCGGCCCTTGCTCTCGAACAGGCCCGGGGTCCTTAAGACCGGCTCCACCACCAGGCATTCCACCTTGCCGAAAATGGTGTTCAGCGTCTCCCGGCGATAGACCTTGACCTCCAGGGGATAATTCTTCTTGTCGGTGTGGTTGTCGATGTAGATGGACTGGCCCACCTCCAGAGGAAACAGCCGGGCCCAGAACAGGGAGATCAGGATGTCCTTGGCCTCCGGGATCAGATCGATAATCTGGCCGGTGCTGTAGACGGCTTTTTTATTCTCCTGGTCGAATTCCACCGACTCCTCGTGGCGGTATTTGCCCTCCCGGATCTTCTTCTGATAACGCAGGCTGTACATCTTATCGTAATCGACAAAGGATTCGATCCGATCGTGCACCCGGTAGAAGAACGAAAAAGTGGGATTGGACCAGGTCTCGTTAACGATATGATAGGCCCGGCGGCCCCCGGCCCAGGTCAGCTCGCTGTCCACCCGCATGAAGGAATAGCCGGCATTGATCCCGGCATATTCTATGGAATAGGTCAGCTTCTCTCCGCGTTTCAGTTTTTTCCCGGGGTTAACTGATTTCAAAGTGTCTACCGCAGTGCTGTCTCCCATGGCCATGCTTGATATAAGCAGAACAGACAAAAAGCAAAACAAAGGAACCGGTCTTTTTGACAAATTCATAATTCCCGATAAAATAATTAAAACTTGTTTTTGAATGATTCTACGGTCCGGGCAAAAACCGCATCCACCGTGATCTTCTCCATGCAGTCGTATTCATGACATTTTTGCCCGACGCATTTGCGGCAGAGTTCAACCGGCGGGACAAGGGTCTCATGCCCCGGACCATACGGCCCCCAGCGTTTGGGGTGGCAGGGGATCATCGGGCAGTACAGTCCTATCACCCTAGTCCTCACCGCCGTGGCAATATGGAGAGGCCCGGTGCTGTTGGCCACCATTAATTTTGCCTGCGACAGAAAGGCGGCCAGCTCCGGCAGGGACAACCCCGACACCCAGGCCGGTTGGGTCTTAAGATAAGCCTGCAGTTTTTCTTTGATGTGTTCTTCGCCCGGCCCCAGCGTCACGGCTACTTTTATTTTCTGAATTCTGAATTCTGAATTCTGAATTCGATCTATCACCTTGGCAAACTTTTGGATTGGCCAATCCCTGGCCGACCCCCCGCTGCCGGGATGAATGACGATGAACGGCTGGTTGATGTCTATGATGCCGGACAGTTTCCTGGCCGTCTGCTCCTTCAGGTCCGGCGGGATAATTATCTCCGGTAGGTATTCTTTTCCCTCGCCGGAAGGCAGGCCCAGCCCGGATCTCACCAGGGCCAAATTGTGTTCCAGCTCGTGCTTCAGGCTGAACTTGCGGTGCTGTTTCACCCGGCGGTTGAATAAAAGGCTGTATAATCTGTAGGCCGTGCCGATCCTGACCGGGATCCCGGCCAGCCATGTGGCCCAGGCCAGCCGGCTGGTGGGGTGCAGCACCACGACCAGATCGAAATCATGGTCTTTAAGCCTCTTGGCCAGCGCCCGGGCGTTAAGATTTGGATCATCGTTGATGACCGCATCGACCGATTTTGAAAGGGCGATCAGCGGGGCGGTGTAATCCCGGGCCAGAAATGTGATCCGGCATCCGGGATAAATATCCTTTAAAAGAGCGGCGGCGGGCAACGACAGGATCACATCCCCGATCCGGTCGGTCCTTACCAGCAGTATGTTTTTGTATGTTTTATTAGACAATTTACTGAAGAAATATTTTAAATTTAACCTCACCCTTCCCTCTCCTAAAGCATTAGGAGAGGGGTAGGGGAGAGGTCAATGTCTTATTTTGAGATGATTGTATCCCTTCTTGGCCGCCTGGAAAATGGCCCCCAGGTCCAGATCTTTTACGCATTCCAGGCTGTCGCAGGATTTCTTCCAGCAGGGACTGCAATCCAGGTCGGGAACGATCCTCTCCCCCCGGCCGAACAGTTCTATCTCGCTGGCGCAGGACAGCCCGAACCAGACCACCACATATTTTTTGAGGGCAATGGCCATGTGCATGGCCGAGGTGTCCCCGGTGATCACCAGGTCGCAGGCGTCCACGTAGACCATGCCCCGGCGGATGCCCTCGTCGGTGGGACTGTTAATGATAAAGGCCCCGGCCCGGTCCTTGATCTCCTTGTTGCGTTGGCTCTCGGCCTTTCCGCCCAGCAGCATTATCCGGACATTGGGCAGCTCGTTCTGGATCCGGCCGATCAGTTCCAGATGCTGTTCGATGGTCATCTTCTTGTTGGGGAAAAGGTCGGAACAGCCGGTATTGAAGCCGATAACCACCTCGTTCTTCTCGATCCCGTTGTTCCGGCGGTAGGCCGCAGCCCAGGCCTTCTCCTCCGGGGTCAGCTCCAACACGTAGTCCTCGCCCTGGTAATCCAGCGCCATGGCCTGGGCCAGGAATTGTATCCCGGTCACCTGGTTCTTCTTGAATTTCAGATCGTCGTCGATGCCCAGGCGGTAGGCGTATTCGGCCTCGGGGTTGAAATAAGTGATGGCCCCGTTCTGGTCCAGGGCGAAGCCCAGCTTTTCCTCGGCCTGAACCAGCATGGCCAAAGCATCCGAGCGGTAGGCCTTGTCGATGGAATAGATCTTGTCGTATTTGATGGCCTGCAGGATGCTGACGGTCTCGAAATCGTAGGGCCAGAGCTTGTCGATGTAGGGGTTGTTCTGCAGCAGGGGAATGGCCATCGGCAGGGTCACCCAATGGATGGTGCTCTGGGGATCCTTGCGCTTGATGGCCGGCAGCAGGGCGGTGGTCATCAGCACCGCGCCCAGGGCGTCCAGGTTGATGATCAGTATCTTTTTGCCGCGGGGCTTTTGCTCCTGGCAGGTCTCGCACAGCCAGCCCGGCCGGCAGGGCTTGTAGCCGTTAAAATCCTTGCAGTCTATGGTGGGATTCAAATTTCGTAACCTATAAGTAAGTTAATATATTACAATTTACGACTTTAGGGTTTTATTATAACAAAATAAAGGGAAATTGCAACAGAAATATGCATGGTTTGAACTTTAACGCTTTGCCCTCCGTTTCAATAGCTTTTATCATCACTCTTAGTCATTGCGAGATTTACTTTCCTTGACGCAAACGAAGCAATCCCCGAGCTGCTTGCTTTTTTAAAGCCAGGAGAAGACGCTTCGATTGTAAAATAAGAGTCATCTCGCGACGACCTTTTCATTTGGTGATCAACAACCTGGTTGAGAATGTGCTATCAATGGTAAAATAAAAAACGGCCCGTAAGGCCGTTTCCAAAGTAATCGGATATTTTACTTCTATTAAATCTTATTATAATACCGCGCCCCGAAGTAATCCAGCCCCGACCAGTCCCGCTCCTTGACAGCCTGCCCTGAGCGAGACCGTATCGCGGTCGAGTCGAACGGGTGAACTTGCGGTTATTGCTGTGCCCTGCGGCTTAACCGCAGGGCACAATAGGATACGCCGTTGCCTACGCTATTATTTACTTCCCTAATTCATCAACATATCTTTTAAATATTGCCAAAGCATCCGGTTCTCTTTCTAATAATGCATCATGGTGCTCATTGTCTTTGATCAACTCCTTATAACCCCAAGACGCTTTTACAAGAATATCCGGTTCTGTAAAAAAGTCCC
This portion of the Candidatus Edwardsbacteria bacterium genome encodes:
- a CDS encoding PorV/PorQ family protein; the encoded protein is MIKRLSILIIALAAVAIPARAEDSGFSFLRVPVKALPASLGEATVAMGGDASCILYNPGALPYCNIKKISAGYVNYIAGIQIGNITYVHPLKEKSAAGLSLSYLNSGDIKQTTLLDPTGAGLGDFNYSSFVLQASYGRELLKDLYAGASLKGIYDKTLEYSAAGGAVDLGCIYQLDPAMVAQKIFMAKGKRNYGTSLKLGLSVNNIGMVAKAFVATKEKMPLTVRAGMEYRPFSDQLVILLAGNKAIDNSFKMNFGTELNFIKHLSLRLGYNGNLGDIQNGSDLDDFAGLGAGFGIKYKKYSIDYAYTPFPGLGHPMRLDLSLEI
- a CDS encoding glycosyltransferase family 4 protein codes for the protein MKVDIINDQPEHSGAGVYAWNLYRALKDQAGIRFVYYNYQAGSCDFYGKNGMDSRLSVAKSIAKPLFWKNCSRAYEHCENIHILSQNLSFLKPGKRRIITCLDLIPLIMPGSLLEKYWRRILYSGIKKADHIISISQATKDDLVRFYRISPDKITPIMLGVSPEYHLRDKTECRQKLGLSISDKIILHVGTPAPRKNFITVLMAFNQITKSRQDVLLLKVGRISNAEQAYISSNDLSGRVLVRDNIPGDDLPLYYAASDILAFPSLYEGFGLPVLEAMASGCPVITSNTTSLPEVAGDAGIMIDPTNQESLKNKILEILENIRLSDELTQKGLLRAKIFTWENTAENTLAVYKKVFE
- a CDS encoding DUF3108 domain-containing protein, with translation MSVLLISSMAMGDSTAVDTLKSVNPGKKLKRGEKLTYSIEYAGINAGYSFMRVDSELTWAGGRRAYHIVNETWSNPTFSFFYRVHDRIESFVDYDKMYSLRYQKKIREGKYRHEESVEFDQENKKAVYSTGQIIDLIPEAKDILISLFWARLFPLEVGQSIYIDNHTDKKNYPLEVKVYRRETLNTIFGKVECLVVEPVLRTPGLFESKGRLWVWLTDDERKIPVLMKSKILIGSINAVLKEYNPGITEK
- a CDS encoding Na/Pi cotransporter family protein, whose product is MSRIPKILLLGLAASLFSMPLWGADHRISKAVDALGNDVSGDRQAVTIGKPAGHPLVVQITDARGRPVAGARVAFVPVGEGTAEVEPDTAVSDVKGNAICRIIPHKQLETIYIQAHLATDSKKAVTFSFNSYQNHWWLISLLGAIGGLALFLFGIRFCSRGLQKAAGTKLKQMLWNLTDNRLKGLGVGILVTGIVQSSTATTVMLVSLTNAGLISLRQALGVILGADIGTTITVQLIAFKLSDYCLALVVGGFLAMMIAGKRPWRYYPQIVFGFGLIFYGMKLTADSLLPLKSMPWFLSLFAGMGSLPLLGVLIGVMFTLLVRSSAVTIGIMLTLAFQDIIALPAAMPIIIGANIGTCGAALMAAWGGNQESIKVAWGHTIFKVLAGIAALIFIVPFITLVQRFGGDTARQIANAHTIFNVLASLLFLPWLKPFGKFLNRMVPVVSPRQKIFGPKYLDERALETPSLAIGQVSQELLRMADLVRDMLVRSCDVLEKNDINLRNQLVADDDKVDLLEEAITPFVVKITQEDLSGDQSSRGVELLYIVNDIENIGDVISKNIMGHAAKKIEQHLAFSEEGMDEIKSLYRETLATLDMAIGALASGDLELARNAHNRKDQVLALEKELYKKHLGRLQAGFKESRETSTMHLDLLSDFERINFHASQIGAALLGRAK
- a CDS encoding IS1595 family transposase gives rise to the protein KKTVSGQIRLRSVESASQVNINSFVKDHVMPHSTIRTDGWKGYNGLSKIGYVHKLMRLDSPEDASKKLPRVHRVFANLQSWLIGTHKFVSKKHVQNYLNEYTTRFNARQHPIEVFNDILRLTLLAEPRTLRGFTEPERPFYPNPA
- a CDS encoding mannose-1-phosphate guanylyltransferase; translated protein: MSNIYAVVLAGGKGERFWPKSRENKPKQLLALAGQNSMLQETLDRVESLTSRERQWVVTSADLIEPIKQSGIKDVRLIGEPMGRNTAPAIAVAAAEIFKEDPSGVMMVLPSDHHIGDIEMFRQVLLQGMELAEKDYLVTIGLKPDRPETGYGYIERGEVLPDCRIPCFMVKSFREKPDMETARRFYRSGYFYWNGGIFIWKAAAILQSFKQHMPKLYEPLMEWQAQGGLAAGREKFAEFYQAVEKISIDYGIMEKADKVAVIKGEFGWDDLGSWEALERFHPKDQRGNIKLGQVEMLDCQDNIALCDEGLVAAVGVSDLIIVKSGNAVMVCPRSKAQEVKKLLEQVRANQDLKEYL
- a CDS encoding VCBS repeat-containing protein, whose product is MKKIAGIIIMACLFVVGQNAWAETWREASQADFADGDFNANVFTSTEGSDSGCLKSNPGSTYDLNKDGKSDLVISNMQGSNSYIYWGTETGFDSTNRTLLPTSGATGNSIADLNRDGCLDILFSCFYGSYSIIYWGSKDGFNNGDTTLLGSSGAHGNYVCDLNHDGGLDIIISNWWGSESYIYWGDNKGHFTNYNRTALPTSQSYDVAVADLNKDGRLDIVFSNGWDPSHNSFNAYSLYSPDYAGLG
- a CDS encoding late competence development ComFB family protein: MAKLTNYTEKLVKEELKNVLLARGDLCHCRTCQLDIMAFALNKLPSYYVASEGGHIHTMVNMSTSQLKVQVIAALVNAIDAVAKHPRHNSKKGLNTVSRK
- a CDS encoding SPOR domain-containing protein — encoded protein: MKIKHLSIILILAALAGCSAKKPAVQEPVKEPVVQEPVKQPFTEVTPAAPAPETTGSQYVGSKGAVQSVWGWRVQIFASATLENARKVAEEARWKFGDQQIYVSEAEPYYKVQVGNNLTRRDADNLKSRAKALGYKGIFVIEVNLAE